From Tripterygium wilfordii isolate XIE 37 chromosome 13, ASM1340144v1, whole genome shotgun sequence, the proteins below share one genomic window:
- the LOC120013282 gene encoding homeobox-leucine zipper protein ATHB-6-like, translated as MKRLGSSDSLGGLMSMCPNTADEHSPRKNHVYSREFQSMLDGLDEEGCIEESVHVAEKKRRLSVDQVKALEKNFEVENKLEPERKVKLAQELGLQPRQVAVWFQNRRARWKTKQLERDYGVLKANYEALKLNFDTLQRDNEGLSKEIRELKAKLNEDNTESNISVKEEIVAPSTDDEKAMEENNLPPPGGPPTPTSSLSTKDLMNNNYESFENYTNGGVGSSDSDSSAILNEDTSPNRGAISSSGVLQEHQLLMSSSSPSFSSMNCFQFSKSASYQTQFVKMEEQNFFSGEEACNFFSDEQAPSLQWYCPDQWT; from the exons ATGAAGAGACTTGGAAGTTCAGATTCGCTGGGTGGCTTGATGTCCATGTGTCCAAACACAGCAG ATGAACACAGTCCAAGAAAAAACCATGTGTACAGTAGAGAATTCCAGTCCATGTTGGATGGCTTGGATGAAGAGGGTTGCATAGAAGAATCCGTCCATGTCGCAGAGAAGAAACGAAGGCTAAGCGTCGACCAAGTCAAGGCCTTGGAGAAGAATTTCGAGGTTGAAAACAAGCTTGAACCAGAGAGGAAAGTGAAGCTTGCTCAAGAACTTGGGTTGCAGCCAAGACAAGTGGCTGTTTGGTTCCAAAACCGCCGTGCACGGTGGAAGACTAAGCAATTGGAGAGGGATTATGGCGTTCTTAAGGCCAATTATGAAGCTCTCAAGCTCAACTTTGATACCCTCCAACGTGACAATGAAGGTCTATCCAAAGAG ATCAGGGAGCTGAAAGCGAAGCTGAATGAAGATAACACTGAGAGCAATATCTCTGTGAAAGAAGAGATAGTGGCACCTTCAACTGATGATGAGAAAGCAATGGAGGAGAACAATCTGCCACCACCAGGAGGACCACCAACTCCCACATCTTCTCTTTCCACGAAAGACTTGATGAATAACAACTACGAGAGCTTCGAGAATTACACCAATGGAGGAGTTGGATCATCAGACAGTGACTCAAGTGCAATCTTGAACGAAGACACAAGCCCAAACAGGGGAGCAATTTCTTCCTCTGGGGTTCTCCAGGAACACCAGCTCCTGATGTCATCATCTTCACCATCATTTTCTTCAATGAATTGCTTCCAGTTCTCTAAATCAGCATCATATCAAACCCAGTTCGTGAAAATGGAGGAGCAGAACTTCTTTAGTGGAGAAGAAGCCTGTAATTTCTTCTCTGATGAACAGGCACCTTCTCTTCAATGGTACTGCCCTGATCAGTGGACCTAA